One genomic window of Bradyrhizobium sp. B124 includes the following:
- a CDS encoding lysylphosphatidylglycerol synthase transmembrane domain-containing protein, with the protein MRRILLSTVKILISAALLYFSLRKVNLYDLASRIQVESLGWLGLAIAVTFLQIFLGVLRWREISVECGAPLETAQAMRFNVIGTFFNQTLPSSIGGDAVRLWLVARAGAGWRAATYSIFVDRAVGLIALAVVIAATLPWSYRLISDTHGWMALLLLDIAALAAGFGFLVIGLLPWPWLKQWWATHHIHACAVIANRVLFSRKHGLRVATLSIAIHVVTVVIGWCVVKSIAAPVTFGEIFQLLPPVMLITMMPISIAGWGVREATMALAFGYAGLIANEGVNISLLFGAVSFVVGVFGGLVWILSPEKAAKGAEPIEVPGSQSRVPGSQ; encoded by the coding sequence ATGCGCCGAATCCTGCTTTCGACCGTCAAGATCCTGATCTCGGCTGCGCTGCTCTATTTCTCGCTGCGCAAGGTCAACCTGTATGACCTCGCCTCCCGCATCCAGGTCGAGAGCCTGGGCTGGCTCGGCCTCGCGATCGCGGTCACCTTCCTGCAGATCTTTCTCGGGGTGCTGCGCTGGCGCGAGATCAGCGTGGAGTGCGGCGCGCCGCTGGAAACCGCGCAGGCGATGCGCTTCAACGTGATCGGCACCTTCTTCAACCAGACACTGCCGTCCTCGATCGGCGGCGACGCCGTGCGGCTTTGGCTCGTCGCGCGCGCCGGTGCGGGCTGGCGCGCAGCCACCTACTCGATCTTCGTCGATCGCGCGGTCGGACTGATCGCCCTGGCCGTCGTCATCGCAGCCACCCTGCCCTGGAGCTATCGGCTGATCTCCGATACCCATGGCTGGATGGCGTTGCTGCTGCTCGACATCGCCGCGCTTGCGGCCGGATTTGGTTTCCTCGTGATCGGCCTGTTGCCGTGGCCGTGGCTGAAGCAGTGGTGGGCAACGCACCACATCCACGCCTGCGCGGTCATCGCGAACCGGGTGTTGTTCAGCCGCAAGCACGGATTGCGGGTCGCGACCCTTTCGATCGCCATTCACGTGGTGACCGTCGTGATCGGCTGGTGCGTGGTGAAGTCGATCGCGGCTCCGGTCACCTTCGGCGAGATATTCCAATTGTTGCCCCCGGTCATGCTGATCACGATGATGCCGATCTCGATCGCGGGCTGGGGCGTGCGCGAGGCCACGATGGCGCTCGCCTTCGGCTATGCCGGCCTGATTGCGAATGAAGGCGTCAACATCTCGCTGCTGTTCGGTGCGGTGTCGTTCGTGGTCGGCGTGTTCGGCGGCCTGGTGTGGATCCTGAGCCCGGAAAAGGCCGCCAAGGGCGCCGAGCCGATCGAAGTCCCGGGATCGCAATCGCGAGTCCCGGGATCGCAGTGA
- a CDS encoding glycosyl transferase, with protein sequence MSSFETLLSLIAAVLAASISAVLIRATRPLLLRVALAKPNARSSHRIPTPQGAGIAVVAATLLAGGIVIVLAGSPDLTIPITVFAACLFIAVVGFADDIRSLPVVPRLLLQAAAVAAVVFAAPVDLRLVPACPLWLERGLLLIAGLWFVNLVNFMDGLDLMTAAEAVPITVAVALLGSFGHVPAACALVAAALCGALLGFAPFNRPVAKIFLGDVGSLPIGLLLGWCLLELALHQQFAAALLLPLYYLTDATVTLFCRIARREPFWSAHRSHFYQRATDNGFVVWRVVGEVFALNVVLALLAFASVALNSLAADIVLLLAGALAVAWQLRRFSRSF encoded by the coding sequence ATGAGCAGTTTCGAGACCCTCCTGTCATTGATCGCAGCGGTGCTGGCCGCATCGATCTCGGCCGTCCTGATCCGGGCAACGCGGCCTCTGCTGCTGCGCGTGGCACTGGCGAAGCCGAATGCGCGCTCGTCGCACCGCATTCCAACGCCGCAGGGCGCCGGCATCGCGGTCGTCGCAGCCACGCTGCTGGCGGGCGGGATCGTCATCGTGCTAGCGGGATCGCCGGACCTCACGATACCGATCACGGTGTTCGCGGCCTGCCTGTTCATCGCGGTGGTGGGCTTTGCCGACGACATCCGGTCGCTACCCGTCGTCCCGCGGCTGTTGCTGCAGGCGGCCGCCGTTGCGGCCGTGGTGTTTGCTGCGCCGGTCGATCTCAGGCTCGTTCCGGCCTGCCCGCTCTGGCTCGAACGCGGCCTGCTGCTGATCGCCGGCCTCTGGTTCGTGAACCTCGTCAACTTCATGGACGGGCTCGACCTGATGACGGCGGCCGAGGCCGTGCCGATCACGGTGGCCGTCGCCCTGCTCGGCAGCTTCGGCCATGTGCCCGCGGCTTGCGCGCTGGTCGCGGCAGCGCTGTGCGGCGCGTTGCTCGGCTTCGCGCCGTTCAACCGGCCGGTGGCAAAGATATTCCTTGGCGATGTCGGCAGCCTGCCGATCGGCTTGCTGCTGGGCTGGTGCCTTCTCGAGCTTGCCCTGCATCAGCAATTCGCCGCCGCGCTGCTGCTGCCGCTGTATTATTTGACCGATGCGACCGTCACGCTGTTTTGCCGCATCGCGCGGCGCGAGCCGTTCTGGTCCGCGCACCGCTCGCACTTCTATCAGCGCGCGACCGACAACGGATTTGTGGTGTGGCGCGTCGTCGGCGAGGTCTTTGCACTCAACGTGGTGTTGGCGCTGCTCGCATTCGCCTCGGTCGCCCTCAATTCCCTCGCAGCAGACATCGTCCTGCTGCTGGCCGGCGCGCTCGCCGTCGCCTGGCAACTGCGCCGGTTCTCGCGATCGTTCTGA
- a CDS encoding NAD-dependent epimerase/dehydratase family protein, protein MNDHRPTVLVTGASGFVGRHVVPELEQNGWLVRRAVRTPLQDANDVAIGSLSPATDWRAALDGVDAVVHLAARVHQQSDEQAIELYRNVNIEGTLHLARSAVAAGVRDFIFVSTILVHGRSNYGRPPFREDDVLTPRGLYGNSKAAAEVGLKGIVPGSGMRVTVIRPPLIYGAGAKGNFALLKRAVINRMPLPLAFVKNRRAFLSAENLASFILYRLSRPGNDFDVFLVADREQVSTREFVERLARAAETSPRLFWLPSPLLKVSLTVGGRKEAYDSLFASLELDLSKVASTGWQQPISLDEGLRRALSRTDI, encoded by the coding sequence ATGAATGATCACCGCCCGACGGTTCTTGTGACGGGTGCGAGCGGCTTTGTCGGTCGCCACGTGGTGCCCGAGCTGGAGCAGAATGGCTGGTTGGTGCGGCGCGCGGTGCGCACCCCGCTGCAGGATGCAAACGACGTGGCGATCGGCTCGCTCAGTCCGGCCACCGATTGGCGCGCCGCGCTCGATGGGGTGGACGCCGTCGTTCATCTTGCGGCTCGCGTTCACCAGCAGTCCGATGAACAGGCGATCGAGCTCTACCGCAACGTCAATATCGAAGGCACGCTGCACCTGGCGCGTTCGGCGGTCGCGGCGGGCGTTCGGGATTTCATTTTTGTCAGCACGATCCTGGTGCATGGGCGCAGCAACTACGGCCGCCCGCCGTTTCGCGAGGACGATGTGCTGACACCTCGCGGTCTCTACGGAAACTCGAAGGCGGCCGCCGAGGTCGGTCTGAAGGGGATTGTGCCGGGCAGCGGCATGAGGGTGACCGTGATCAGGCCGCCGCTGATCTACGGCGCCGGTGCGAAAGGAAATTTCGCGCTGCTCAAGCGTGCGGTGATCAATCGCATGCCGCTTCCGCTCGCCTTTGTGAAGAATCGCCGCGCGTTCCTGTCCGCGGAAAATCTGGCGTCGTTCATTCTGTATCGGTTGTCGCGACCGGGAAATGATTTCGACGTGTTTCTGGTGGCCGACCGCGAGCAGGTCTCGACGCGGGAGTTCGTCGAGCGCCTTGCCCGCGCGGCAGAAACCTCGCCGCGTCTGTTCTGGCTGCCGTCGCCGCTCCTGAAAGTGTCGCTCACGGTGGGCGGCCGCAAGGAAGCCTATGACAGCCTGTTCGCCTCGCTTGAACTCGATCTGTCCAAGGTCGCGAGCACCGGATGGCAGCAGCCCATCAGCCTCGACGAGGGGCTGAGACGCGCGCTGAGTCGAACGGACATCTAG
- a CDS encoding glycosyltransferase family 4 protein: MPSSRKVVVASQHYPPDHSTTAAIMSAIAERIAQEADVVVVSGMPGSARAPAPGRPVVVEIRNWLPGKAALIKRALAEALFTARMFFALLSRLQRGDVALTVTAPFALPYAVAAAARLKGAKSALILHDLFPDVLVMAGLLRPSSLVARAMRAINALMFRALNAVIVIGRDAEKLLLRYRGMTPDKIRFIPNWATLDPGNRPVSPDNPFRKAIAARFVVGLSGNLGFTHDPDIVFGAARQLRDERDIHFLLSGWGMGFARLKEMQAEAQLANVTLVERVADGELDALLSSADVWLIPYRKNVAGVSVPSRFYNLLAAGRPVILVSEPEAEAALTVSENRLGWVVTPGRPDQLADAIRMASQSQDAAMAERAVATARTFSPERALSSYAALVAELLSNHDVERTA, encoded by the coding sequence ATGCCAAGTTCTCGAAAAGTCGTGGTCGCCAGCCAGCATTATCCGCCGGACCACAGCACGACCGCCGCGATCATGTCCGCGATCGCCGAACGGATCGCGCAGGAGGCCGACGTGGTGGTGGTCTCCGGGATGCCGGGCTCGGCGCGGGCGCCGGCGCCGGGGCGACCCGTCGTCGTCGAGATCAGGAACTGGCTGCCGGGAAAAGCGGCGCTGATCAAGCGCGCGCTGGCCGAGGCGCTGTTCACCGCACGTATGTTCTTTGCGTTGTTGTCGCGGCTGCAGCGCGGCGACGTGGCGCTGACGGTGACCGCTCCCTTCGCGCTGCCTTATGCGGTTGCCGCCGCGGCGCGGCTGAAGGGGGCCAAGTCGGCGTTGATCTTGCACGATTTATTTCCGGATGTTCTCGTGATGGCCGGGCTGCTGCGGCCGTCCTCGCTGGTTGCGCGGGCGATGCGCGCGATCAACGCGCTGATGTTCCGTGCCTTGAACGCCGTCATCGTGATCGGCCGCGATGCCGAGAAGCTGCTGCTGCGCTATCGCGGAATGACACCGGACAAGATCAGGTTCATCCCGAACTGGGCCACGCTCGACCCCGGCAATCGTCCCGTCAGCCCCGATAATCCGTTTCGCAAGGCGATCGCCGCCCGCTTCGTCGTCGGCCTGTCCGGCAATCTCGGCTTCACCCACGATCCGGACATCGTCTTCGGGGCCGCGCGGCAGTTGCGTGACGAACGCGATATCCATTTCCTGCTGTCGGGATGGGGCATGGGCTTTGCGCGGCTGAAGGAGATGCAGGCCGAGGCGCAGCTCGCCAACGTCACACTGGTCGAGCGCGTCGCGGATGGCGAGCTCGACGCGCTGCTCTCCAGCGCGGACGTCTGGCTCATCCCCTATCGCAAGAACGTTGCCGGTGTATCGGTCCCGAGCCGGTTCTATAATCTGCTTGCAGCCGGCCGGCCCGTCATCCTGGTCTCCGAACCCGAAGCCGAGGCCGCGCTGACCGTCAGCGAGAATCGGCTGGGCTGGGTCGTCACGCCGGGACGGCCCGACCAACTCGCCGATGCGATCAGGATGGCGTCGCAATCGCAGGACGCCGCGATGGCCGAGCGCGCCGTGGCGACCGCGCGAACCTTCAGTCCCGAGCGGGCCCTGTCGAGCTACGCCGCGCTGGTTGCGGAGCTGTTATCCAATCACGATGTGGAGCGGACAGCATGA
- a CDS encoding nucleoside-diphosphate sugar epimerase/dehydratase translates to MTRLSQFHLRNFLILAHDALATTFALLASFYLRFEGSLLTDRLPHLLRILPWFVLFSVVVSYFSNLTTAKWRFTSLPDAVNILRVAAVLTLALVVVDYVYFFTGANSPSPVFLGRVTIILFFFLEVFALSALRLGYRYFRYSRTRLHARSDNAASALLVGRTADAEVVLRGIENGAIKRLWPVGVLSPSAADRGQMIRNIPVVGGVDDIEAVIRDFESRQRPIKRVIMTPSAFEPDAHPESVLMRAKRLGLMVSRLPSLEGGDTPRLTNVAVEDLLLRPSQKIDYARLETLVKGKSVIVTGGGGSIGAEICERVATFGAARLLVVENSEPALYAVTEALSARDSGPEIEGRIADIRDRERITRLMSEFKPDIVFHAAALKHVPILERDWSEGVKTNIFGSVNVADAARAAGASAMVMISTDKAIEPVSMLGLTKRFAEMYCQAMDHDLMAEARGKSHMRLISVRFGNVLASNGSVVPKFKAQIEAGGPITVTHPDMVRYFMTIREACDLVITAATHAMTPARPDVSVYVLNMGQPVKIVDLAERMIRLSGLQPGADVEIVFSGIRPGERLNEILFASQEPTLEIGVAGVMAAKPNQPPMSTLRKWLAALEDAIERDDRVTIRAVLQDAVPEFGSNAA, encoded by the coding sequence ATGACGCGCCTTTCACAATTCCACCTGCGCAACTTCCTGATTCTGGCACATGACGCACTCGCGACGACGTTTGCGTTGCTGGCGAGCTTTTATCTGCGCTTCGAGGGCAGCCTGCTTACCGATCGGCTGCCGCATTTGCTGCGCATTCTGCCCTGGTTCGTGCTGTTCAGCGTCGTGGTCAGCTATTTCTCCAATCTGACCACGGCGAAATGGCGCTTCACCTCGCTGCCGGACGCGGTGAACATCCTGCGGGTCGCCGCGGTGCTGACGCTGGCACTGGTCGTGGTGGATTACGTCTACTTCTTCACCGGAGCGAATTCGCCAAGTCCGGTGTTCCTCGGCCGCGTCACGATCATCCTGTTCTTCTTCCTTGAGGTGTTCGCGCTGAGCGCGCTGCGCCTCGGCTATCGCTACTTCCGCTATTCGCGCACGCGACTTCATGCCCGATCCGACAATGCCGCGTCGGCGCTGCTGGTCGGACGCACGGCCGACGCGGAAGTCGTGCTGCGCGGCATCGAGAACGGGGCCATCAAGCGGCTCTGGCCGGTCGGCGTGCTCTCGCCGTCGGCCGCGGACCGCGGCCAGATGATCCGCAACATTCCCGTGGTCGGCGGCGTCGATGATATCGAAGCCGTGATTCGGGATTTTGAGAGCCGCCAGCGGCCGATCAAGCGCGTGATCATGACGCCCTCGGCGTTCGAGCCGGATGCGCATCCGGAAAGCGTGCTGATGCGCGCCAAGCGGCTCGGTCTGATGGTCAGCCGCCTGCCGTCGCTGGAGGGCGGCGATACGCCCCGGCTCACCAATGTCGCGGTCGAGGACCTGCTGCTGCGCCCGAGCCAGAAGATCGACTATGCGCGGCTCGAGACGCTGGTGAAGGGCAAGTCCGTCATCGTGACCGGCGGCGGCGGCTCGATCGGTGCGGAAATCTGCGAGAGGGTCGCGACCTTCGGCGCGGCGCGTCTTTTGGTCGTCGAGAACTCGGAGCCGGCGCTCTATGCCGTCACCGAGGCGCTGTCCGCGCGCGACAGCGGCCCCGAGATCGAGGGCCGGATCGCGGACATCAGGGATCGCGAGCGCATCACGCGCCTGATGAGCGAGTTCAAGCCCGACATCGTGTTCCATGCCGCGGCGCTCAAGCATGTGCCGATCCTGGAGCGCGACTGGAGCGAAGGGGTCAAGACCAACATCTTCGGGTCCGTGAACGTCGCCGACGCGGCGCGTGCCGCGGGCGCGAGCGCCATGGTGATGATCTCGACCGACAAGGCGATCGAGCCGGTGTCGATGCTGGGCCTGACCAAGCGGTTCGCCGAGATGTACTGTCAGGCGATGGATCATGACCTGATGGCCGAGGCCAGGGGCAAGTCGCACATGCGGCTGATCTCGGTGCGGTTCGGAAACGTGCTGGCGTCCAACGGATCCGTGGTGCCGAAGTTCAAGGCCCAGATCGAGGCCGGCGGACCGATCACGGTGACCCATCCGGACATGGTCCGTTATTTCATGACGATCCGCGAAGCCTGCGATCTCGTGATCACCGCCGCGACGCACGCCATGACACCGGCGCGACCTGACGTCTCGGTCTATGTGCTGAACATGGGGCAGCCGGTGAAGATCGTCGATCTCGCCGAGCGGATGATCCGCCTGTCGGGCCTGCAACCGGGCGCTGACGTCGAGATCGTGTTCAGCGGAATCCGTCCCGGCGAGCGGCTGAACGAGATCCTGTTCGCAAGCCAGGAGCCGACGCTCGAAATCGGCGTTGCCGGCGTCATGGCCGCCAAGCCGAACCAGCCTCCGATGTCGACGCTGCGCAAGTGGCTCGCGGCGCTGGAAGATGCGATCGAGAGGGATGACCGCGTGACCATCCGTGCCGTCCTTCAGGACGCCGTGCCCGAGTTCGGGTCGAATGCCGCCTGA
- a CDS encoding O-antigen ligase family protein, giving the protein MASPAGAAACPAWRDPARWQITTDVVAVLIALSLPWSTSLVGIFGVVLLISIAPTVDLRAFWTLLKRPICVAPIALFCLALAGTLWSDAAWGARLYAVGPTAKLLVLPVLLYHFQRSARGTWVFVAFLVSCTLLMLMSWLVLAFPHLALRAPAPGEQGVFVKNYIDQSQEFTLCAVALAYPIVMLLRANRVLPAVLLTGIALSLLANMAFVVVSRTALVTIPIMFAVFALLHLRWRSIALILCGAGALFVAAWYASPQLRATADSFQRDYKLYMERNEPTSLGLRLEFWRKSLGFFAEAPVIGHGTGATRGLFERVAAGGVNQASAEVIGNPHNQTLNVAVQWGIVGVAILYAMWLLHLLLFRGDGLVNWIGLLVVVQNISSSLFNSHIFDFHEGWMYVLGVGVAGGMALKGRLGTDMEPEPPIRP; this is encoded by the coding sequence ATGGCATCCCCGGCAGGCGCCGCGGCGTGCCCGGCCTGGCGCGATCCGGCGCGCTGGCAGATCACGACCGACGTGGTCGCGGTCCTGATTGCGCTGTCGCTGCCGTGGTCAACCTCGCTGGTCGGCATCTTCGGCGTGGTGCTGCTGATCTCGATTGCGCCGACCGTCGACCTGCGGGCGTTCTGGACGCTGCTGAAGCGGCCGATCTGCGTGGCGCCGATCGCGCTGTTTTGCCTCGCGCTCGCCGGCACGCTCTGGTCGGACGCCGCCTGGGGCGCGAGATTGTACGCGGTCGGGCCGACCGCAAAGCTCTTGGTGCTTCCCGTGCTGCTCTATCACTTTCAGCGCTCGGCCCGCGGGACGTGGGTGTTCGTGGCTTTCCTCGTCTCCTGCACGCTGCTGATGTTGATGTCGTGGCTGGTGCTTGCCTTTCCCCATCTCGCGCTGAGGGCGCCGGCACCCGGCGAGCAGGGCGTCTTCGTCAAGAACTACATCGACCAGAGCCAGGAATTCACACTGTGCGCGGTCGCGCTGGCTTATCCGATCGTGATGCTGTTGCGGGCCAATCGCGTCCTGCCGGCCGTGTTGCTGACCGGGATCGCGCTCAGCCTGCTTGCCAACATGGCGTTCGTGGTGGTGTCGCGGACCGCGCTGGTGACCATTCCGATCATGTTCGCGGTGTTCGCCCTGCTCCATCTGCGCTGGCGCAGCATCGCCCTGATCCTGTGCGGGGCTGGCGCGTTGTTCGTGGCGGCGTGGTACGCCTCGCCGCAACTGCGCGCGACGGCCGATTCATTCCAGCGCGACTACAAGCTCTACATGGAGCGTAACGAGCCGACGTCGCTTGGTTTGCGGCTCGAATTCTGGCGCAAGTCGCTCGGCTTCTTTGCCGAGGCTCCGGTCATCGGCCACGGCACCGGCGCGACGCGGGGCCTGTTCGAGCGCGTCGCGGCCGGCGGCGTGAACCAGGCTTCCGCCGAAGTGATCGGAAACCCCCACAATCAAACGTTGAACGTCGCCGTGCAGTGGGGCATTGTGGGTGTAGCGATACTGTACGCGATGTGGCTGCTGCACCTGTTGCTGTTCCGCGGCGACGGCCTCGTCAACTGGATCGGGCTTCTCGTCGTGGTACAGAATATTTCAAGTTCGTTGTTTAATTCACACATCTTCGACTTTCATGAAGGCTGGATGTACGTGCTGGGCGTCGGCGTTGCGGGCGGTATGGCGTTGAAGGGGCGATTGGGGACGGATATGGAACCCGAGCCTCCGATCCGTCCATGA
- the rfaE1 gene encoding D-glycero-beta-D-manno-heptose-7-phosphate kinase, whose protein sequence is MFDFEAISRAMSGQTVLCVGDLMLDEFVYGEVSRISPEAPAPVIAVRRSEINIGGAGNVARNIAALGGRCIFVGLIGEDAAGTVLTEALAKEAGIETVLVRDAARPTTRKVRFVSEQFSTHMLRSDWELAAPAAPAIEQQLIDAILPRLARADIVLLSDYAKGVLTARVIRNVIDAARQAGKRVIVDPKSANLAIYRGATVLTPNRKEFAEATRSRADSQDSIAQAAPDAMVLADCEAMLVTQGERGMTLVTRDGGSIHVPALPVKVRDVSGAGDTVAAALALALAAGADWDGALRIASAAAAVAVGKTGTAIVRSAELRRKILPHASLAAEEKIVPAGGDIDAYLEEWRRQDLRIGFTNGCFDILHPGHVKVLTAARGACDRLIVGLNSDASVKRLKGEGRPVQNERARAEVLAALEAVDLVAIFEEDTPINLITKVRPSVLVKGGDYTREQVVGHEIVEAAGGEVVLVEILQGHSTTSLVARAREGKA, encoded by the coding sequence ATGTTCGATTTTGAAGCGATCTCGCGTGCAATGTCCGGCCAGACCGTGCTCTGCGTCGGCGACCTCATGCTCGACGAGTTCGTCTATGGCGAGGTGTCGCGGATCTCGCCGGAGGCGCCGGCGCCGGTGATCGCGGTCAGGCGCAGCGAAATCAATATCGGCGGCGCCGGCAACGTCGCGCGCAATATCGCCGCGCTTGGCGGCCGCTGCATCTTCGTCGGCCTGATCGGCGAGGATGCCGCCGGGACGGTGTTGACCGAGGCGCTGGCGAAAGAGGCGGGGATCGAAACCGTGCTGGTGCGCGACGCCGCGCGCCCGACCACGCGCAAGGTGCGCTTCGTCTCCGAACAGTTCTCGACCCACATGCTGCGCTCCGATTGGGAGCTGGCCGCGCCGGCCGCGCCCGCCATCGAGCAGCAGCTGATCGACGCGATCCTGCCGCGCCTTGCGCGCGCCGACATCGTGCTGCTGTCCGACTATGCCAAGGGCGTGCTGACCGCGCGCGTGATCCGCAACGTGATCGACGCCGCGCGCCAGGCGGGCAAGCGCGTGATCGTCGATCCGAAGAGCGCCAACCTCGCGATCTATCGCGGCGCGACCGTGTTGACGCCGAACCGCAAGGAATTCGCCGAGGCGACCCGCAGCCGTGCCGACAGCCAGGACAGCATCGCGCAGGCCGCGCCCGATGCGATGGTCCTCGCCGATTGCGAGGCGATGCTGGTGACGCAGGGCGAGCGCGGCATGACGCTGGTGACGCGGGACGGCGGTTCGATCCATGTGCCGGCGCTGCCGGTCAAGGTGCGCGATGTCTCCGGGGCCGGCGATACCGTCGCAGCTGCGCTGGCGCTGGCGCTGGCTGCTGGTGCCGACTGGGACGGCGCGCTGCGGATCGCGAGTGCCGCAGCCGCGGTCGCGGTCGGCAAGACCGGTACCGCGATCGTCAGATCCGCCGAGTTGCGGCGAAAGATTCTGCCGCACGCCTCGCTGGCGGCCGAGGAGAAGATCGTCCCGGCCGGCGGCGATATCGACGCCTATCTCGAGGAATGGCGCAGGCAGGATCTGCGGATCGGCTTCACCAATGGCTGTTTCGACATCCTGCATCCGGGCCACGTCAAGGTGCTGACGGCCGCGCGCGGCGCCTGTGATCGCCTGATCGTCGGATTGAACAGCGACGCCTCGGTGAAGCGGCTGAAGGGCGAGGGGCGTCCGGTGCAGAACGAGCGCGCCCGGGCCGAGGTGCTGGCTGCGCTGGAAGCCGTCGACCTCGTCGCAATCTTCGAGGAGGACACGCCGATCAACCTGATCACGAAGGTGCGGCCGAGCGTGCTGGTCAAGGGCGGCGACTATACCCGCGAGCAGGTGGTCGGCCACGAGATCGTCGAGGCCGCCGGCGGCGAGGTGGTGCTGGTCGAGATCCTGCAGGGCCACAGCACGACGTCGCTGGTTGCCCGGGCTCGCGAGGGCAAGGCGTGA
- the rfaD gene encoding ADP-glyceromanno-heptose 6-epimerase, translated as MFLVTGGAGFIGSNVVAALNDAGRSDVAVCDLLGDDGKWRNLAKRQIADFVPPAELMAWLQGRRLDAVLHLGAISETTATDGDLVIETNFRLSKRLLDWCTATGTPLIYASSAATYGDGDQGFDDDGSVEALKRLRPMNLYGWSKNLFDLVVAERAAKGEPLPPQWAGLKFFNVFGPNEYHKGTMMSVLARRFDDIKAGRVVQLFKSHREGIADGDQRRDFIYVDDVVRVMMWLVATPRVSGLFNVGTGKARSFKDLIVSAYGALGLQPNIQYVDMPEQIRGSYQYFTQSVVDRLGRAGYNGGFTQLEDAVGAYVNGFLDRADRYR; from the coding sequence ATGTTTCTGGTAACCGGGGGCGCCGGTTTTATCGGATCGAACGTCGTGGCCGCGTTGAATGACGCCGGGCGCAGCGACGTGGCGGTCTGCGACCTTCTTGGGGACGACGGCAAGTGGCGGAACCTGGCCAAGCGCCAGATCGCCGATTTCGTGCCGCCGGCCGAGTTGATGGCTTGGCTGCAGGGCCGGCGGCTGGATGCCGTCCTCCATCTCGGTGCGATCTCGGAGACCACCGCGACCGACGGCGATCTGGTGATCGAGACCAATTTCCGTCTCTCGAAGCGGCTGCTCGATTGGTGCACCGCGACCGGAACCCCGCTGATCTATGCCTCTTCGGCCGCCACCTACGGCGACGGCGACCAGGGTTTTGACGACGACGGTTCCGTTGAGGCGCTCAAGCGGCTGCGGCCGATGAACCTGTATGGCTGGAGCAAGAACCTGTTCGATCTCGTCGTCGCCGAGCGCGCTGCGAAAGGCGAACCTCTGCCGCCGCAATGGGCGGGGCTGAAATTCTTCAACGTGTTCGGCCCGAATGAATATCACAAGGGCACGATGATGAGCGTGCTGGCGCGCCGCTTCGACGACATCAAAGCGGGCCGCGTCGTGCAGCTGTTCAAGTCGCATCGCGAGGGCATCGCCGATGGCGATCAGCGCCGCGACTTCATCTATGTCGACGACGTCGTGCGGGTGATGATGTGGCTGGTCGCGACGCCGCGGGTCTCCGGCCTCTTCAACGTCGGCACCGGCAAGGCGCGCAGCTTCAAGGACCTGATCGTCTCGGCCTACGGCGCGCTCGGCCTGCAGCCGAACATCCAGTATGTCGACATGCCCGAGCAGATTCGCGGCAGTTACCAATATTTCACCCAGAGCGTCGTCGATCGTCTCGGGCGCGCCGGATACAATGGCGGTTTTACGCAGTTGGAAGACGCGGTCGGAGCCTATGTGAACGGCTTTCTCGATCGCGCGGATCGCTATCGCTAG